The region ACTCTCTGCGACACAGCTTTGCCACTCATCTTCTGGAAGACGGTGTACCGATTCAGGTAATTCAGCGTCTGCTGGGACACTCCAGACTGGACACCACTAACCTCTATACTAACGTAAGCAGTGCTATGCTTACCAATGTAAAAAGCCCACTCGATGCCCCTTCCCCTCAATCAGTCAGATCAGATGTGGATAAAGCTAAACCAAAGAAAAGAGGTCGTCCCAAAGGGAGCACAGCTGCAAAGAAGAAAACTTCTGCAGTGAAAAAGCCTGCTAAAGTTACAAAACCTCTCAAAAAAAGCACCACTAAACATGCAACCCCAAAAACCAGAAAAGGGGGGCGCAGATGAAAACCACTATAAAACTCGCAGACATATTCAGCGCATCTTTGCAGGATTACATTCATAAGTATGGCAAGTTACCTCTTGAACACTCTAAGGCCGTTAACGCAATTATGAACTGCCGCACAGAGACGATGGGTTATCATCAGTATGAGTGTGAGAGCTGCCATGAACCCCAGACACATTTCCATTCATGCCGCAACAGGCACTGTCCTCACTGTCAGGGGTACAGTGCAATGCAATGGGTCCAGGCCAGGGTAGAGGAAATGCTTCCGGTGAGCTATTTTCATGCAGTTTTCACTGTTCCTTCTGAGCTTAATCCATTTGTATTGCGCAACAAGAAAGTAATGTACTCGCTTCTGTTCCGTGCTGTGAAAGATACTCTAAACCAGCTTGCTGCTCAGGAGAAGTGGCTCGGTGCAAAGATCGGCTTTATTGCTGTGTTACATACCTGGGGGCAGAAACTTACGGACCATCCGCACCTGCATTGTATAATCCCCGCAGGTGGACTTCGTTTGAAAGACAACCGATGGAAACACTGCAGAAACAACTTCTTCGTTCATATAGAGGTGATAAAACAGGTGTACCGCGGTAAGTTCATTGAGTACTTTAAACACGCTGTTGCCACAGGGGTTATAAAATATTACGGTGTTCTGGAAGAGTACACCCATAAACATAAGCTA is a window of Chitinispirillales bacterium ANBcel5 DNA encoding:
- a CDS encoding IS91 family transposase, which codes for MKTTIKLADIFSASLQDYIHKYGKLPLEHSKAVNAIMNCRTETMGYHQYECESCHEPQTHFHSCRNRHCPHCQGYSAMQWVQARVEEMLPVSYFHAVFTVPSELNPFVLRNKKVMYSLLFRAVKDTLNQLAAQEKWLGAKIGFIAVLHTWGQKLTDHPHLHCIIPAGGLRLKDNRWKHCRNNFFVHIEVIKQVYRGKFIEYFKHAVATGVIKYYGVLEEYTHKHKLNDLISLLYRKEWVVYIKPSFASPKAVLNYLGNYTHRIAISEKRILSFKDGKVTFTYTDYRNDCKRKVMTLSAVEFIRRLLLHILPSGFMRIRHFGLFANRDRTEHINLCRKLLGEYALAAKETLTCWWEQILQRTGKHPLICSKCNAGLLQLVFIMPPGRRSVMVT